A section of the Polynucleobacter sp. AP-Sving-400A-A2 genome encodes:
- a CDS encoding RNA polymerase sigma factor: MASPQELSDFLSSVEQRAFKQAVYAVRDDDAALDIVQDAMIKLAEKYGDRPAAELPLVFTRILQNRIHDWFRRQKVRNTWVTLFSNMGKKSDESDDFDPLESLSAPDDSEIHQDGAFKLERSQLLKALESEISKLPARQREAFLMRYWDELSITETALAMRCSEGSVKTHCSRATQALAKALKLKGITL, encoded by the coding sequence ATGGCTTCACCCCAAGAACTTTCTGACTTTCTGAGCAGTGTTGAGCAGCGCGCTTTCAAGCAAGCGGTCTATGCTGTGCGAGATGACGATGCGGCCTTAGATATTGTTCAGGATGCCATGATCAAACTGGCTGAAAAGTATGGCGATCGACCTGCCGCTGAATTACCTCTAGTTTTCACCAGAATTCTCCAAAACCGCATTCACGACTGGTTTAGGCGTCAAAAAGTTCGTAATACTTGGGTCACCCTGTTCTCGAATATGGGTAAGAAATCCGATGAAAGTGACGATTTTGACCCCCTGGAGTCACTTTCAGCTCCAGATGATAGTGAAATTCACCAAGATGGTGCATTTAAGCTTGAACGGAGTCAGCTATTAAAGGCCTTAGAGTCAGAAATATCAAAATTGCCTGCCCGTCAACGAGAAGCCTTCCTGATGCGTTATTGGGATGAGCTGAGCATTACTGAAACTGCCCTTGCGATGAGATGTAGCGAGGGAAGCGTCAAAACCCACTGCTCAAGAGCCACTCAGGCTCTAGCTAAAGCATTGAAATTAAAAGGAATTACCCTGTGA
- a CDS encoding RDD family protein yields MISPAELNLLPAPQFWRRVSCILYEQLVLLGVIALTFLLPNLGLGILFGVSLPSWLTFLYLYAVLGVYFIWYWTKSGQTLAMQTWRVRMVGPGGYSLTRKQAIWRYFFGSLWLVPCVILQWLFDLQRWQIIEMLFAVALFLWPLSIYLDRVKPSMRQSLPDRFSGTRLVELPKNLVKLN; encoded by the coding sequence GTGATTAGCCCCGCTGAATTAAACCTACTCCCTGCTCCCCAGTTTTGGCGACGGGTCTCTTGCATTCTGTATGAGCAATTGGTTTTGTTGGGCGTCATCGCTCTCACCTTCCTGCTTCCCAATTTGGGATTGGGTATTCTGTTTGGTGTATCCCTCCCCAGTTGGCTTACCTTCCTTTATCTCTATGCTGTTCTAGGCGTTTACTTTATTTGGTACTGGACTAAGTCGGGGCAGACCCTGGCAATGCAAACATGGCGAGTGCGCATGGTTGGTCCAGGCGGCTATAGCCTAACTCGTAAGCAAGCGATTTGGCGTTATTTTTTTGGATCTTTGTGGCTGGTGCCTTGCGTGATTTTGCAGTGGCTGTTCGATCTGCAAAGATGGCAAATTATTGAAATGCTATTTGCGGTGGCTTTATTTTTGTGGCCACTGAGTATTTACTTGGATCGCGTTAAACCTTCAATGCGTCAAAGTCTGCCAGACCGCTTTAGTGGAACGCGCTTAGTGGAATTACCGAAAAACTTAGTTAAACTGAACTAA
- a CDS encoding acetolactate synthase 3 catalytic subunit: protein MNTSSAEFLASKANQDTTNTNPAATPPEMIGAEMLVKALHKEGVEYVWGYPGGSVLFIYDEIFKQDKFEHILVRHEQAAVHAADGYARATGKVGVALVTSGPGVTNAVTGIATAYTDSIPMVVISGNVPTYAIGEDAFQEADTVGITRPVVKHNFLVKDVKDLPLVIKKAFHIAQTGRPGPVLIDIPKDVSAAKGPFVYPETLEMRSYNPVVKGHSGQIRKAVSLLQEAERPFIYTGGGVILADAAPELKEFADLLGYPVTNTLMGLGGFPGTSPQFVGMLGMHGTYEANMAMQHSDVLIAVGARFDDRVIGNTAHFASHPRKIIHIDIDPSVISKRVKVDVPIVGNLKEVLQEMTTQLKAAGPRKNDAKLAAWWAQINEWRKKDCLKYDEASQIVKPQYVVQKLWELTGGDAFITSDVGQHQMWAAQFYKFDKPRRWINSGGLGTMGVGLPYAMGIKKAFPDNDVFAITGEGSIQMCIQELSTCKQYNTPVKIVSLNNRYLGMVRQWQELTYNKRYSSSYMDSLPDFVKLAEAFGHVGMRIEKKSDVEGALKEAIRLKDRTVFMDFQTDPEENVWPMVQAGKGITEMLLGSEDL, encoded by the coding sequence ATGAATACAAGCAGCGCCGAATTTTTAGCTTCTAAAGCTAACCAAGACACAACAAATACAAATCCCGCAGCAACTCCACCAGAAATGATTGGTGCCGAGATGTTGGTGAAGGCCTTGCACAAAGAGGGTGTTGAATACGTTTGGGGTTACCCAGGTGGTTCCGTTCTCTTTATCTACGATGAAATTTTTAAGCAGGACAAGTTTGAGCACATTCTGGTTCGTCATGAGCAAGCAGCTGTTCATGCGGCTGATGGCTATGCGCGCGCAACCGGTAAGGTTGGAGTTGCCCTAGTAACTTCAGGTCCTGGAGTAACCAATGCGGTTACCGGAATTGCGACTGCTTACACTGATTCAATCCCGATGGTGGTCATCAGCGGTAACGTACCAACATACGCGATTGGTGAAGATGCTTTCCAAGAGGCCGATACCGTGGGTATTACTCGCCCAGTGGTTAAACACAACTTCTTGGTAAAAGATGTGAAAGACCTCCCTTTAGTGATTAAGAAGGCTTTCCATATTGCGCAGACAGGTCGTCCAGGTCCAGTATTGATTGATATCCCTAAGGATGTATCTGCAGCCAAAGGACCATTCGTCTACCCAGAAACATTGGAGATGCGTTCATACAACCCAGTAGTCAAGGGCCATAGTGGACAAATTCGTAAAGCGGTTTCTTTATTGCAAGAAGCTGAGCGCCCATTCATTTATACCGGTGGTGGCGTAATTTTGGCTGATGCCGCTCCAGAATTAAAAGAGTTTGCTGACTTGCTGGGTTATCCCGTTACCAATACCTTAATGGGTCTTGGCGGCTTCCCAGGCACTAGCCCTCAGTTTGTGGGCATGCTTGGTATGCACGGTACGTATGAAGCTAATATGGCGATGCAGCACAGCGATGTGTTGATTGCAGTTGGCGCACGTTTTGATGATCGTGTGATTGGTAATACTGCGCACTTCGCAAGTCATCCACGCAAGATTATTCATATTGACATCGATCCATCCGTGATTTCGAAGCGGGTGAAAGTGGATGTACCTATTGTTGGTAATCTCAAGGAAGTACTACAGGAGATGACTACTCAGCTCAAAGCTGCCGGCCCACGTAAGAATGACGCTAAGCTGGCGGCATGGTGGGCGCAGATTAATGAGTGGCGTAAAAAAGATTGCTTGAAATATGACGAAGCTTCCCAAATCGTCAAGCCACAGTATGTTGTTCAGAAGCTGTGGGAACTCACTGGTGGTGATGCATTCATTACTTCTGACGTTGGTCAGCATCAAATGTGGGCTGCACAGTTCTACAAGTTCGATAAGCCACGTCGTTGGATTAACTCCGGCGGTCTAGGCACCATGGGTGTAGGTTTGCCATATGCCATGGGTATTAAGAAAGCATTCCCAGATAACGATGTATTCGCTATCACTGGCGAAGGCTCTATCCAGATGTGTATTCAAGAGCTTTCCACTTGCAAGCAATACAACACACCCGTGAAGATTGTGTCTTTGAATAATCGTTACCTCGGTATGGTTCGCCAATGGCAAGAGCTAACTTATAACAAGCGTTATTCCAGTTCATACATGGATTCATTGCCGGACTTCGTGAAGTTGGCAGAGGCCTTTGGGCATGTGGGTATGCGCATCGAAAAGAAGTCTGATGTTGAAGGTGCTCTCAAAGAAGCTATTCGTTTAAAAGATCGCACCGTATTTATGGATTTCCAGACAGACCCAGAAGAAAACGTTTGGCCGATGGTTCAGGCAGGCAAAGGTATTACTGAAATGCTTTTGGGCAGCGAGGATCTCTAA
- a CDS encoding DUF3619 family protein, with protein MNRNEDILSTTESDQFGLNAAALLRQGSQSLPAGIKDRLYSARLKALSVKKPEKVRIAQHVLASSSGNWSYGSRSFWDNVGWVAPLAVLVFGLIGIAQWQQDSRINDIAELDVALLTDDVPPDAYADSGFLGFLKNGPLAESDQDSLSSAKTPS; from the coding sequence GTGAACCGCAACGAAGACATCCTTAGCACAACAGAATCAGATCAATTTGGTCTGAATGCTGCCGCCCTGCTCCGCCAAGGATCCCAATCCCTGCCAGCCGGGATCAAAGATCGCCTTTATTCAGCACGCCTTAAAGCCCTTTCTGTGAAAAAACCAGAGAAAGTGCGTATTGCGCAGCATGTTTTGGCGAGCTCTAGCGGGAACTGGTCTTATGGTTCACGCTCATTCTGGGATAACGTGGGTTGGGTTGCCCCATTGGCCGTTCTAGTATTCGGTCTCATCGGCATCGCCCAATGGCAGCAAGATTCCCGCATCAACGATATTGCTGAGCTCGATGTCGCTCTCTTAACTGACGATGTCCCACCTGATGCTTATGCTGATAGCGGCTTTTTGGGCTTTCTCAAAAACGGTCCTTTGGCGGAATCAGATCAAGATAGCCTCAGCTCAGCCAAGACTCCGTCCTAA
- the ilvN gene encoding acetolactate synthase small subunit — MRHIISVLIENEPGALSRVVGLFSARGYNIEALSVAPTEDPSLSRMTIVTLGSEDVIEQITKHLNRLVEVVKVFDLTEGPHIERELMMIKVRAVGKEREELKRTTDIFRGRIIDVTDKSYTIELTGDGAKLDAFIDSIDRASILETVRSGGSGIGRGERILKV, encoded by the coding sequence ATGCGACACATTATTTCTGTATTGATAGAGAACGAGCCGGGGGCACTATCTCGTGTGGTCGGTTTATTTTCTGCGCGTGGTTACAACATTGAAGCCTTGAGCGTTGCACCAACCGAAGATCCATCCTTGTCCCGCATGACAATTGTCACTCTTGGCTCTGAGGATGTGATTGAGCAAATCACTAAACACTTGAATCGCTTAGTTGAGGTGGTGAAGGTGTTTGATTTGACTGAAGGTCCTCATATTGAGCGTGAGCTCATGATGATCAAAGTGCGCGCAGTAGGTAAAGAGCGTGAAGAATTGAAACGTACAACGGATATCTTCCGTGGTCGCATCATTGATGTGACTGATAAGAGTTACACCATTGAATTAACTGGTGATGGCGCCAAATTAGATGCCTTCATTGATTCGATTGATCGTGCATCGATTTTAGAAACTGTCCGTTCGGGTGGTTCTGGTATTGGGCGCGGTGAACGCATTCTGAAGGTTTAA
- a CDS encoding DUF3106 domain-containing protein: protein MLKNLRSLSASLSISMMLVIGALGSAPSSDAFAQTSAAGHGKTTGIPEKKPDGTWESLKPGQQKILAPLEDDWDYMLPDSRKKWIQVANLYPKMSEADQQRLQSRMTGWSKLSQKDRRIARENYLSSLKFPAEKKAEAWSAYQKLSDEQKKKLAQAEVNKKKPTAVSAPTLQQHPIKQQSNLAPPPTASSAPASEPPATNSSPDSGLSNP from the coding sequence ATGCTAAAAAATCTACGGTCCTTGAGCGCTTCACTGAGCATCAGCATGATGCTAGTGATTGGCGCCCTAGGATCGGCACCAAGCTCAGACGCATTTGCCCAAACATCGGCAGCAGGCCATGGAAAAACTACTGGCATCCCAGAGAAAAAACCAGATGGCACTTGGGAGAGCCTTAAACCAGGGCAACAAAAAATCCTCGCTCCACTGGAAGACGATTGGGACTACATGCTCCCAGACAGTCGTAAAAAATGGATACAAGTTGCTAATCTGTATCCTAAGATGAGTGAAGCTGATCAACAGCGACTGCAGTCCCGCATGACGGGCTGGTCTAAGCTCTCTCAAAAAGACCGCCGCATTGCACGCGAAAACTATTTAAGCAGTCTCAAGTTCCCCGCTGAAAAAAAAGCTGAGGCTTGGAGTGCCTATCAAAAACTGAGTGATGAGCAAAAGAAGAAGCTAGCTCAAGCAGAGGTCAATAAGAAAAAGCCTACGGCTGTAAGTGCACCTACATTGCAACAGCATCCGATTAAACAACAATCGAACTTAGCACCGCCTCCAACAGCCAGCAGCGCTCCTGCTTCAGAGCCTCCTGCAACGAACAGTAGCCCCGATAGCGGCTTAAGCAATCCGTAA
- the pssA gene encoding CDP-diacylglycerol--serine O-phosphatidyltransferase, whose amino-acid sequence MPTFRRRGRIDRSRLANSRTDRTQGEWAEDLGDGIDFEVEELHVDKPRKRSKGIYLLPNAFTTAALFCGFFAIVNAMNHQFEMAAIAIFASLVLDGMDGRVARMTNTQSAFGEQYDSLADMVSFGVAPALVAYEWALKDLGKWGWLAAFTYCAGAALRLARFNVNTGVVDKKFFQGLPSPAAGSLMAGFIWLADDNKIPVRDSAIPWITFFLAVYAGLTMVSNARFYSGKALDVRYRVPFGVMVLMILTFVLISSNPPLTLFGLFVVYSISGYVIWAWEHLSGRRFS is encoded by the coding sequence TTGCCTACATTTCGCCGTCGTGGCCGTATCGATCGCAGTCGCCTAGCGAACTCCCGTACTGATCGCACTCAGGGTGAGTGGGCAGAGGACTTGGGAGATGGGATTGATTTTGAAGTGGAAGAGTTGCACGTAGATAAGCCACGTAAACGTAGCAAAGGCATTTACTTACTTCCCAATGCATTTACTACCGCAGCCTTATTCTGCGGTTTCTTTGCCATCGTTAATGCGATGAACCACCAGTTTGAGATGGCTGCTATTGCCATCTTTGCATCTTTAGTTTTGGATGGCATGGATGGTCGCGTTGCTCGTATGACGAATACCCAAAGTGCTTTCGGTGAGCAGTACGATTCTTTGGCTGACATGGTTTCATTTGGTGTGGCGCCAGCCTTAGTTGCTTACGAATGGGCTTTAAAAGACTTAGGTAAGTGGGGTTGGTTGGCTGCCTTTACCTACTGTGCAGGAGCAGCTTTGCGTCTGGCGCGCTTCAACGTTAATACTGGCGTGGTAGATAAGAAGTTTTTCCAGGGCCTACCTAGTCCAGCCGCTGGCTCTTTAATGGCCGGTTTTATATGGCTGGCTGATGACAATAAAATTCCAGTACGCGACAGTGCCATCCCTTGGATCACTTTCTTTTTAGCTGTTTATGCTGGCTTGACCATGGTATCTAATGCTCGCTTTTACAGTGGCAAGGCTTTGGATGTGCGCTACCGCGTACCTTTTGGCGTCATGGTTCTGATGATTCTGACCTTTGTTCTGATTTCTTCTAATCCGCCTTTAACCCTGTTTGGTCTCTTTGTGGTGTATTCCATCTCGGGTTATGTGATTTGGGCTTGGGAGCATCTAAGCGGCCGTCGTTTTAGCTAA
- a CDS encoding YSC84-related protein, with protein MRTKFVQALAYSLLALSPSLSFAQFSNPFAAEQTIAQQRQDILKKSEGTLKALYQAQPKAKELIEKSVGYATFSNFGMKILIAGGGTGSGVVIQKDGAKPIYMNMAEIQAGLGLGIKSFQNIFVFQTQAALNDFINSGWTFGGQVTAAAKYGKDGDAYQDSVVVAPGVLMYQLTDSGIAAEITGKGTKYYKSSDLNK; from the coding sequence ATGCGAACTAAATTTGTCCAAGCATTAGCCTATAGTTTATTAGCTCTATCCCCATCACTGAGTTTTGCGCAATTTTCAAATCCATTTGCTGCTGAACAAACAATTGCCCAGCAACGCCAGGACATTCTCAAAAAGAGCGAAGGTACTCTAAAGGCACTCTACCAAGCTCAACCCAAGGCAAAAGAGTTAATTGAGAAATCCGTTGGCTACGCGACCTTCAGCAACTTTGGTATGAAGATATTGATTGCTGGTGGAGGCACAGGAAGCGGTGTCGTTATCCAAAAAGATGGTGCTAAACCGATCTATATGAATATGGCAGAGATTCAGGCCGGCTTAGGCCTTGGAATTAAGTCCTTCCAAAATATTTTTGTTTTTCAAACACAAGCCGCACTGAATGACTTCATAAATTCTGGATGGACATTTGGCGGTCAAGTTACGGCAGCAGCCAAATATGGAAAGGATGGTGATGCCTACCAAGATTCAGTGGTCGTGGCGCCAGGGGTATTGATGTACCAGCTCACAGACTCAGGCATTGCGGCAGAAATCACTGGCAAGGGCACTAAGTACTACAAGAGCTCAGACCTGAATAAATAA
- a CDS encoding phosphatidylserine decarboxylase yields the protein MMYPHPIIAKEGWPYLALVGAVTLLVHYLGGIAWSWPLWIIFIFVLQFFRDPQRIAAIGRDLVLSPADGRIVVVEKANDPYAGREALKISVFMNVFNVHSNRSAVNGTVKEIQYFPGKFVNADLDKASTENERNAVVIDANGQIVTLVQVAGLIARRILCYIHVGDKLKAGERYGFIRFGSRVDVYLPLTAEPLVSVGDKVFATNTALARVPGLD from the coding sequence ATGATGTATCCGCACCCCATTATTGCGAAAGAAGGTTGGCCGTATTTGGCATTAGTGGGGGCTGTTACTTTGCTGGTCCACTATCTTGGTGGCATTGCATGGTCATGGCCTTTGTGGATCATCTTTATCTTTGTTCTGCAGTTCTTCCGCGATCCGCAGCGTATTGCTGCCATAGGTCGTGATCTAGTTTTATCTCCTGCTGATGGTCGTATCGTCGTAGTAGAAAAAGCAAACGATCCTTATGCGGGTCGTGAAGCTTTGAAGATTAGTGTTTTTATGAACGTATTTAACGTTCACTCCAACCGTAGTGCAGTCAACGGTACGGTAAAAGAGATTCAGTATTTCCCTGGCAAGTTTGTCAATGCCGATTTAGATAAAGCCTCTACTGAGAATGAACGTAATGCCGTTGTGATTGATGCCAATGGCCAAATCGTGACTCTGGTTCAGGTTGCAGGTCTGATTGCTCGCCGCATTCTTTGTTATATCCATGTTGGCGATAAACTTAAAGCGGGAGAGCGTTATGGCTTTATTCGCTTTGGCTCCCGTGTCGATGTATATTTACCTTTAACAGCTGAGCCTTTAGTCAGCGTTGGCGATAAAGTTTTCGCTACGAACACCGCATTAGCTCGTGTACCCGGCTTAGATTAA
- a CDS encoding 2-isopropylmalate synthase gives MSDKVIIFDTTLRDGEQSPGASMTKDEKVRIARQLERLKVDVIEAGFAASSEGDFQAISAVAAAVKDSIVCSLARANDKDITRAADALKAANAKRIHAFLATSPLHMAVKLRMSPEEVLEQAKRSIRFARNLAEDVEFSAEDGYRSEMDFLCRVVEGVINEGATTINIPDTVGYATPELYGEFIKTLRTRVPNSDKAVWSVHCHNDLGMAVANSLAGVKIGGARQIECTVNGLGERAGNTALEEIVMALRTRKDYFDMVCGIDATQIVPASKLVSQITGFVVQPNKAVVGANAFAHTSGIHQDGILKNRDTYEIMRAEDVGWSANKIVLGKLSGRNAFKQRLQELGIAIEAEADLNEAFVRFKTLADQKSEIFDEDIIAIMSDSAAAEEGEFYKFISLSQHSETGERPKSRVTFRVGDKEASSEAEGNGPVDASLNAIEQIVKSGVEQLLYSVNAITSGTQSQGEVTVRLAKGGRIVNGVGTDPDIIAASAKAYLSALNKLHDPSQAKLNAQMTP, from the coding sequence ATGAGCGACAAAGTAATCATTTTTGATACCACCTTACGCGATGGTGAACAATCACCTGGCGCTTCTATGACCAAGGATGAGAAGGTTCGTATCGCTCGCCAGTTAGAGCGCCTCAAGGTTGATGTGATCGAGGCTGGATTTGCGGCGAGCTCCGAAGGTGACTTCCAGGCTATCTCTGCAGTAGCAGCAGCCGTGAAGGATTCCATTGTCTGCTCACTCGCACGCGCTAACGATAAAGACATTACTCGGGCCGCTGATGCGTTGAAAGCCGCTAATGCAAAACGAATCCATGCGTTCTTGGCAACCAGTCCATTACATATGGCCGTGAAATTGCGCATGTCTCCAGAAGAGGTTTTAGAGCAGGCTAAACGTTCTATTCGTTTTGCAAGAAACTTAGCTGAGGATGTGGAGTTCTCAGCAGAGGACGGCTATCGCTCAGAAATGGATTTCTTGTGCAGGGTAGTTGAAGGCGTCATTAATGAGGGTGCTACCACCATCAACATTCCGGATACCGTAGGCTACGCTACCCCTGAGTTATATGGTGAGTTCATCAAGACCTTGCGTACCCGAGTTCCTAACTCTGATAAAGCTGTGTGGTCTGTACATTGCCATAATGACTTGGGTATGGCTGTCGCCAACTCTTTAGCTGGTGTCAAAATTGGTGGTGCGCGTCAAATTGAGTGCACTGTTAACGGCTTGGGTGAACGTGCTGGTAATACAGCATTAGAAGAAATTGTCATGGCCTTGCGCACGCGCAAAGATTATTTTGATATGGTGTGCGGTATTGATGCGACTCAAATTGTTCCTGCATCAAAGTTGGTCTCGCAAATTACTGGTTTTGTTGTTCAGCCCAACAAGGCAGTTGTAGGCGCCAACGCGTTTGCTCACACTTCAGGAATACATCAAGACGGCATCTTAAAGAACCGTGATACCTACGAGATCATGCGTGCAGAAGATGTAGGTTGGTCTGCTAATAAGATTGTGCTCGGCAAGTTATCTGGTCGCAATGCTTTTAAACAGCGTTTGCAAGAGTTAGGTATTGCGATTGAAGCCGAAGCAGATTTGAATGAAGCTTTTGTCCGCTTCAAGACGCTGGCTGATCAAAAGTCAGAAATCTTTGATGAAGATATTATTGCCATCATGTCAGACTCTGCTGCAGCTGAAGAAGGTGAATTTTATAAGTTCATATCCTTGAGTCAGCATTCTGAAACGGGTGAGCGACCAAAGTCTAGAGTGACTTTCCGGGTGGGCGACAAAGAGGCCAGCTCTGAGGCTGAGGGTAACGGCCCGGTTGATGCGAGCTTGAACGCTATTGAGCAGATCGTGAAGAGCGGGGTAGAGCAATTACTTTACTCTGTAAATGCCATTACCTCAGGTACGCAATCTCAGGGCGAAGTTACTGTCAGGCTTGCAAAGGGTGGACGTATTGTTAATGGCGTCGGTACTGATCCGGACATCATTGCGGCTTCAGCGAAAGCCTATTTATCAGCCTTAAATAAATTACATGATCCTAGCCAAGCTAAGCTCAATGCGCAGATGACGCCTTAA
- a CDS encoding patatin-like phospholipase family protein: MTLLTRCIFTLFILSLIGCSSLQRKAAVPSQQMGQAQIAGLSSARYMVASQPSIDQMAADIQAGFKVRDEKTLNAPANYLSLSGGGDDGAYGAGLLIGWAERGDRPQFNLVTGISTGALIAPFAYMGKEYDPVLRDVYTKYGPQDIFIERGLISGILSDGLSDTTPLFQLISKYIDQDFLKKVAHEYTTKNRWLLIGTTNLDAGVPVVWNMGKIASIATPEALELFRKVMLASASIPGAFSPVMFDFEVSGQSFQEMHVDGGAITQVFLYPSALSQRGKELNVKLQKERNAYIIRNARLDPEWRETQRGTLSIIQRAISSMIQTQGIGDLYRIYHTTQLDGVSFNLAFIGPDFKFPHQTEFDTAYMQALFDYGYKQGLGGKEWQKYPPGYRRGFDMELPKK, translated from the coding sequence ATGACTCTCTTAACTCGCTGCATCTTTACTCTCTTCATACTGTCATTGATAGGCTGTAGCAGCTTGCAGCGCAAAGCGGCAGTGCCATCGCAGCAGATGGGACAGGCTCAAATAGCGGGCCTCAGTAGTGCGCGATATATGGTGGCCAGTCAGCCCAGTATCGATCAAATGGCCGCAGATATTCAGGCGGGATTTAAGGTGAGGGATGAAAAAACCTTAAATGCACCAGCCAATTACCTATCGCTCTCAGGTGGTGGCGATGATGGTGCATATGGCGCGGGATTATTGATCGGATGGGCTGAGCGCGGCGATCGCCCACAATTTAACTTAGTCACCGGTATCAGTACTGGCGCATTAATTGCTCCCTTTGCCTATATGGGAAAAGAATATGATCCCGTCTTGCGCGATGTTTATACAAAATATGGCCCCCAAGATATCTTCATTGAGCGCGGATTGATCTCTGGCATTTTGAGTGATGGCTTATCCGACACGACCCCCTTGTTTCAACTGATTTCAAAATACATCGATCAAGATTTTCTGAAGAAGGTGGCACATGAGTACACCACCAAAAACCGCTGGCTTTTGATTGGGACAACGAACCTAGACGCAGGCGTACCCGTAGTCTGGAACATGGGCAAGATTGCCAGTATTGCCACTCCAGAGGCTTTAGAGCTTTTTAGAAAAGTCATGCTGGCCTCGGCATCCATTCCTGGGGCCTTTTCTCCGGTGATGTTTGATTTTGAGGTTTCTGGCCAAAGCTTTCAGGAGATGCATGTCGATGGCGGTGCTATTACCCAAGTATTCCTATATCCCAGCGCCTTATCCCAAAGGGGAAAAGAGCTTAATGTCAAGCTGCAAAAGGAACGCAATGCTTACATTATTCGCAATGCACGCTTAGATCCTGAGTGGCGCGAGACCCAGCGGGGCACCCTAAGCATCATCCAGAGGGCAATCTCCAGCATGATTCAGACCCAGGGTATTGGGGATTTGTACCGCATTTATCACACTACTCAGCTTGATGGAGTCAGCTTCAACCTGGCTTTTATTGGGCCAGACTTCAAGTTTCCGCATCAGACGGAGTTTGATACTGCCTATATGCAGGCTCTTTTTGATTACGGCTACAAACAGGGCCTTGGCGGCAAGGAGTGGCAAAAGTACCCTCCAGGCTATAGGCGGGGGTTTGATATGGAATTGCCTAAAAAATAG
- the ilvC gene encoding ketol-acid reductoisomerase, translating into MKVFYDKDADLSLIKGKKVTIIGYGSQGHAHALNLKDSGCNVTVGLRKDGASWSKAANAGLTVKEVGAAVKDADVVMMLLPDEQIAEVYSKEVHGNIKQGAALAFAHGFNVHYGQVQPRADLDVIMIAPKAPGHTVRGTYAQGGGVPHLIAVYQDKSGSARDVALSYATANGGGRAGIIETNFREETETDLFGEQAVLCGGAVELIKAGFETLVEAGYAPEMAYFECLHELKLIVDLIYEGGIANMNYSISNNAEYGEYVTGPRIVTEDTKNAMRQCLKDIQTGEYAKSFILENKAGAPTLISRRRLNAEHDIEVVGAKLRAMMPWIAKNKLVDQTKN; encoded by the coding sequence ATGAAAGTTTTTTACGATAAAGACGCCGATTTGTCCCTCATTAAAGGCAAAAAAGTAACCATCATTGGTTACGGTTCACAGGGCCACGCACACGCTTTGAATCTGAAAGATTCAGGCTGTAACGTGACTGTTGGTTTGCGTAAAGATGGCGCTTCCTGGAGCAAAGCCGCAAATGCTGGCTTGACAGTAAAAGAAGTTGGCGCAGCAGTTAAAGATGCTGACGTAGTGATGATGCTCTTGCCTGACGAGCAAATCGCCGAAGTATATAGCAAAGAAGTTCATGGCAATATCAAGCAGGGCGCTGCATTGGCATTTGCTCACGGCTTTAACGTTCACTACGGTCAAGTTCAGCCACGCGCTGACTTAGACGTGATCATGATTGCTCCTAAAGCACCAGGCCACACTGTGCGTGGTACTTACGCTCAAGGCGGCGGTGTTCCCCATTTGATCGCTGTGTACCAAGATAAATCTGGTTCAGCGCGTGATGTTGCTTTGTCATATGCAACAGCTAACGGCGGCGGCCGTGCCGGCATCATTGAAACCAACTTCCGCGAAGAAACTGAAACTGACTTATTCGGTGAGCAGGCTGTTCTCTGTGGTGGCGCAGTAGAGTTGATCAAAGCCGGTTTCGAAACTTTGGTTGAGGCTGGCTACGCTCCTGAGATGGCTTACTTTGAGTGCTTGCATGAGCTCAAGTTGATTGTGGACTTGATCTACGAAGGTGGTATCGCCAACATGAACTACTCTATCTCTAACAATGCTGAGTATGGTGAGTATGTCACTGGTCCGCGTATTGTTACAGAAGATACTAAGAACGCAATGCGTCAGTGCTTGAAAGATATTCAGACTGGTGAGTACGCTAAGAGCTTCATCTTGGAAAACAAAGCAGGTGCGCCTACTTTGATTTCACGTCGTCGCTTGAATGCTGAGCATGACATCGAGGTAGTTGGCGCTAAGTTGCGCGCCATGATGCCTTGGATCGCAAAGAACAAGCTAGTTGATCAAACAAAGAACTAA